Proteins encoded in a region of the Triplophysa rosa linkage group LG14, Trosa_1v2, whole genome shotgun sequence genome:
- the tektl1 gene encoding coiled-coil domain-containing protein 105, producing the protein MSQSAPPAAVIGSKGWRDATVRSILRAQDLVRKTRVGQLASSTRTVRHSLGMFSNRSPQSSAYSGHYSVEKEHDESELEKKAHFRRNPTGTMFTSGFISGPFPPPALREQSAVVSMGIAGDYMRSVREVEGHLRKQAARVSQEGTRVEHQRERLEKLLRGLRKALQVNQQSSDDRMFRPATSETKRDGADDLLRCERRELNVLKQELETTLRKTLTQQQALAESSRQLLDCAFERSRVTELLPQHGSLSAGVITHTSPLSLKPDPAGPFTPECKQALDCSASVLRESHQLRENTTQLMTRVVRKQTALHQSTSDALLKKMTETVNLEQHLTLCSAATRQAIYRKQRQMQCAGYSLGKALGPVCSADLFCRERLSRPMTQMYGRHSSIGLPESDLLTQGSFMLQRHLKSSRKELADLQTTHRLLEDDRYGKHAAVSVDSAIARLRRRLPRPQSVRPSTS; encoded by the exons ATGAGCCAGTCCGCTCCTCCTGCTGCGGTTATCGGATCAAAAGGCTGGAGAGACGCTACGGTCCGCTCGATCCTGCGCGCGCAAGATCTCGTGCGCAAAACTCGTGTTGGTCAACTTGCCTCCTCTACACGCACAGTCAGGCACAGTCTTGGGATGTTTTCCAACAGATCTCCACAGTCGAGCGCTTACAGTGGGCACTATAGTGTTGAAAAGGAGCACGATGAGAGTGAATTGGAAAAGAAAGCTCACTTCCGAAGGAACCCCACTGGAACTATG ttTACTTCTGGATTTATCAGCGGTCCCTTTCCCCCGCCGGCCTTGCGTGAGCAGAGCGCAGTGGTCAGCATGGGCATAGCGGGAGACTACATGCGCAGTGTGAGAGAGGTGGAGGGTCACCTGCGCAAACAGGCGGCCAGGGTGTCCCAGGAGGGCACCAGGGTGGAGCATCAAAGGGAACGACTGGAGAAGTTACTGCGTGGTCTGAGGAAAGCTTTACAGGTCAACCAGCAAAGTTCAGATGACAGGATGTTTCGACCAGCCACCTCGGAGACT AAACGGGATGGAGCAGACGATCTTCTGCGGTGTGAACGAAGGGAATTAAATGTACTGAAACAGGAACTGGAGACCACGTTGAGAAAGACTTTGACTCAACAGCAG gctTTGGCTGAGAGCAGTAGGCAGCTGTTGGATTGCGCCTTTGAGAGGTCCAGAGTAACAGAGCTGCTTCCCCAGCACGGTTCACTTTCAGCGGGCGTGATCACCCACACCTCTCCCCTCTCGTTGAAACCTGACCCTGCTGGACCATTTACTCCAG AATGTAAACAGGCTTTGGATTGTTCAGCATCAGTCCTGCGTGAATCTCACCAACTCAGAGAAAACACGACACAACTCATGACTCGTGTCGTCAGAAAACAAACGGCTCTCCACCAATCAACCAGTGACGCTCTGCTGAAGAAAATGACCGAAACTGTTAACCTGGAG CAACATCTCACACTATGCTCGGCTGCCACGAGACAGGCCATTTACCGCAAACAGAGACAGATGCAGTGTGCCGGATACAGTCTTGGCAAAGCACTG GGCCCAGTTTGCAGCGCTGATCTGTTTTGTCGTGAAAGGTTAAGCAGGCCCATGACTCAGATGTACGGTCGGCATTCAAGCATTGGGCTGCCAGAGTCTGACCTGCTCACACAG GGCAGTTTTATGCTTCAAAGGCATCTTAAATCTTCACGTAAAGAGCTTGCAGATCTGCAGACTACCCACCGGCTTCTTGAGGATGACCGGTATGGAAAGCATGCCGCAGTCAGCGTGGATTCTGCTATCGCCAGGCTGCGGCGAAGACTTCCACGTCCCCAATCTGTCCGACCTTCAACCAGCTAA